A region from the Acaryochloris thomasi RCC1774 genome encodes:
- a CDS encoding phosphoadenosine phosphosulfate reductase domain-containing protein yields the protein MNTQLELALNEPAALPPPEAYDRTVIAFSGGKDSLACVLWAIKAGCPNIELWHHDIDGREGSNLMDWPVTRSYCKAVADALELPIYFSWLEGGFEREMLREEQRKAPTWFEIPDGLQSTGGQSGKLGTRRKFPQVSGNLAVRWCSAYLKIDVCAIAITNQERFNHSKTLILSGERAEESPQRAKYEAFEPDRTDNRDGRSRRYVDRYRPIHHWCTAEVWSLIEEFCINPHPAYQLGWGRLSCMSCIFGSANQWASIRKIAPAHFERIAQYEERFNTTIQRTMSVRQLAERGTPYPEANNPELVALALNDKYEQPVIVSEWKPPAGAYGESNGPN from the coding sequence ATGAACACCCAGCTTGAATTAGCGCTTAATGAACCTGCTGCCCTCCCTCCCCCAGAAGCGTACGACCGCACGGTAATCGCCTTCAGTGGCGGCAAAGACTCCCTAGCCTGCGTCCTGTGGGCCATCAAAGCAGGATGTCCCAACATCGAACTATGGCACCACGACATCGATGGTCGTGAAGGTTCCAACCTTATGGACTGGCCTGTCACTCGCTCCTATTGCAAAGCCGTGGCTGACGCCCTAGAGCTGCCCATTTACTTCAGTTGGCTAGAGGGAGGCTTCGAGCGTGAGATGCTGCGAGAGGAACAGCGCAAAGCACCGACATGGTTCGAGATACCTGACGGCCTTCAATCGACTGGAGGACAAAGCGGCAAGCTGGGCACTCGCCGCAAGTTCCCGCAAGTATCCGGCAATCTGGCGGTGCGCTGGTGTAGCGCTTACCTGAAGATCGACGTTTGTGCGATCGCAATCACCAACCAAGAAAGATTCAACCACAGCAAGACGCTCATTCTTTCTGGAGAGCGGGCCGAGGAATCACCCCAGAGAGCCAAGTACGAAGCTTTCGAGCCAGACCGAACTGACAATCGGGATGGCAGAAGCCGTCGCTATGTAGACCGCTATCGTCCGATTCATCACTGGTGTACAGCAGAAGTCTGGAGCCTAATCGAAGAGTTTTGCATCAATCCACATCCGGCCTATCAACTGGGTTGGGGTCGGCTGTCCTGTATGTCCTGCATCTTTGGCAGCGCGAACCAATGGGCCTCCATTCGTAAGATCGCCCCTGCTCACTTCGAGCGTATCGCCCAGTACGAGGAAAGATTCAACACAACGATCCAACGAACGATGAGCGTCCGACAGTTGGCCGAGAGGGGAACACCTTACCCCGAGGCAAACAACCCTGAGCTAGTGGCCCTGGCGCTCAATGACAAATACGAACAGCCGGTGATTGTCAGCGAATGGAAGCCCCCCGCTGGTGCCTAC